From the Phalacrocorax carbo unplaced genomic scaffold, bPhaCar2.1 SCAFFOLD_54, whole genome shotgun sequence genome, one window contains:
- the LOC135311155 gene encoding olfactory receptor 14C36-like: MSNSSSITQFLLLAFTDTRELQLLHFWLSLAIYLAALLGNGLIVTAIACDHRLHTPMYFFLLNLSLLDLGSISTTLPKSMANSLGDTRDISYAGCAAQAFLFAFLISAEFYLLTVMAYDRYVAICKPLHYGTLLGSRACAHMAAAAWAGGFLNAGLHTASTFSLPLCHGNALEQFFCEIPQILKLSCSDTYLREVGLLGVSVCAAFGCFVFIVLSYVQIFRAVLRIPSEQGRHKAFSTCLPHLAVVSLFIITVMFAYLKPPSISSPPLDLVVAVLYSVVPPAVNPLIYSMRNQELKDAVCKLMR; the protein is encoded by the coding sequence atgtccaacagcagctccatcacACAGTTCCTCCTCCTGGCGTTCACAGACacgcgggagctgcagctcctgcacttctggctctccctggccatctacctggctgccctcctgggcaacGGGCTCATCGTCACCGCCATCGCCTGCGACCACCGCCTCCACACccccatgtacttcttcctcctcaacctctccctcctcgacctgggctccatctccaccactctccccaaatccatggcCAATTCCctcggggacaccagggacatcTCCTACGCAGGATGTGCTGCACAAGcctttctgtttgcctttttgaTATCAGCAGAGTTTTATCTCCTCACGGTCATGGCCTACGACCGCTACGTGGCCATCTGCAAACCCCTGCACTACGGgaccctgctgggcagcagagcttgtgcccacatggcagcagctgcctgggccggTGGGTTTCTCAATGCTGGGCTGCACACGGCCAGTACATTTTCactgcccctctgccatggcaatgccctggagcagttcttctgtgaaatccccCAGATCCTCAAGCTCTCCTGCTCAGACACCTACCTCAGGGAGGTCGGGCTTCTTGGGGTTAGTGTCTGTGCAgcatttgggtgttttgttttcattgtgctgTCCTATGTGCAGatcttcagggctgtgctgaggatcccctctgagcagggacggcacaaagccttttccacgTGCCTCCCGCACCTGGCCGTGGTCTCCCTGTTTATCATCACTGTCATGTTTGCCTACCTAAAGCCTCcttccatctcctccccacccctggacctggtggtggcagtgctgtactCGGTGGTGCCTCCAGCCGTGAACCCCCTCATCTACAGCATGAGGAACCAGGAGCTCAAGGATGCAGTGTGCAAACTGATgagatga
- the LOC135311150 gene encoding olfactory receptor 14J1-like, with protein MSNSSSITQFLLLAFTDTRELQLLHFWLSLAIYLAALLGNGLIVTAIACDHRLHTPMYFFLLNLSLLDLGCISTTLPKSMANSLWDTRDISYAGCAAQAFLFVFLISAEFYLLTVMAYDCYVAICKPLHYGTLLGSRACAHMAAAAWAGGFLNALLHTASTFSLPLCHGNALEQFFCEIPQILKLSCSDTYLREVGLLGVSACAAFGCFVFIVLSYVQIFRAVLRIPSEQGRHKAFSTCLPHLAVVYLFISTALFANLKPPSVSSPSLDLVVAVLYSVVPPAVNPLIYGMRNKEIKDALWRVIQWMLLH; from the coding sequence atgtccaacagcagctccatcacACAGTTCCTCCTCCTGGCGTTCACAGACacgcgggagctgcagctcctgcacttctggctctccctggccatctacctggctgccctcctgggcaacGGGCTCATCGTCACCGCCATCGCCTGCGACCACCGCCTCCACACccccatgtacttcttcctcctcaacctctcGCTCCTCGACCTGGGCTGCATCTCCACcactctccccaaatccatggcCAATTCCCTctgggacaccagggacatCTCCTACGCAGGATGTGCTGCCCAGgcctttctgtttgtctttctgATATCAGCAGAGTTTTATCTCCTGACGGTCATGGCCTACGACTGCTACGTGGCCATCTGCAAACCCCTGCACTACGGgaccctgctgggcagcagagcttgtgcccacatggcagcagctgcctgggccggTGGGTTTCTCAATGCTCTGCTGCACACGGCCAGTACATTTTCactgcccctctgccatggcaatgccctggagcagttcttctgtgaaatccccCAGATCCTCAAGCTCTCCTGCTCAGACACCTACCTCAGGGAGGTCGGGCTTCTTGGGGTCAGTGCCTGTGCAgcatttgggtgttttgttttcattgtgctgTCCTATGTGCAGatcttcagggctgtgctgaggatcccctctgagcagggacggcacaaagccttttccacgTGCCTCCCGCACCTGGCCGTGGTCTACCTGTTTATCAGCACTGCTCTTTTTGCCAATCTGAAGCCCCCCTCCgtctcctccccatccctggacctggtggtggcagtgctgtactCGGTGGTGCCCCCAGCAGTGAACCCCCTCATCTACGGCATGAGGAACAAGGAAATCAAGGATGCTTTATGGAGAGTAATCCAATGGATGCTGCTTCACTGA